A single genomic interval of Suncus etruscus isolate mSunEtr1 chromosome 12, mSunEtr1.pri.cur, whole genome shotgun sequence harbors:
- the B3GNT2 gene encoding N-acetyllactosaminide beta-1,3-N-acetylglucosaminyltransferase 2 — MSVGRRRVKLLGILMMVNVFIYLIVEVSKSSNQEKNAKGEVIIPKEKFWKISEPPAAYWNREQEKLNRMYNPILNMFANQTGDALGSSNISHLNYCEPDLKVTSIVAGFNSLPDRFKDFLLYLRCRNYSLLIDQPNKCAKKPFLLLAIKSLTSHFARRQAIRESWGRETHGGNHTVVRVFLLGQTPPEDNHPDLSYMLKYESEKHQDILLWNYRDTFFNLSLKEVLFLRWMSSSCPDAEFIFKGDDDVFVNTHHILNYLNSLSQKKAKDLFIGDVIHNAGPHRNKKLKYYIPEVVYTGVYPPYAGGGGFLLSGSLALRLYNVTDRVLLYPIDDVYTGMCLQKLGLVPEKHDGFKTFDIEEKNKNNICSYLNLMLVHSRKPQEMIDIWSRLQNVHLKC, encoded by the coding sequence ATGAGTGTTGGACGTCGAAGAGTAAAGTTGTTGGGTATCCTGATGATGGTAAatgtcttcatttatttgattGTGGAAGTCTCCAAAAGTAGCAACCAAGAGAAAAATGCAAAGGGGGAAGTCATAATACCCAAGGAAAAGTTCTGGAAGATATCTGAGCCTCCTGCCGCCTATTGGAATAGAGAACAAGAAAAGCTCAACAGGATGTACAATCCTATCTTGAACATGTTCGCCAACCAGACGGGGGACGCCTTGGGGTCGTCTAATATCAGCCACCTGAATTACTGTGAACCTGACTTGAAGGTCACATCCATCGTTGCAGGTTTCAACAGTTTGCCGGACAGATTTAAAGACTTCCTGCTGTATCTGAGATGTCGAAATTACTCCCTGCTTATCGACCAACCAAATAAGTGTGCAAAGAAACCCTTCCTGTTGCTGGCCATTAAGTCCCTCACGTCTCATTTTGCTCGAAGGCAGGCCATTCGGGAATCCTGGGGCCGAGAAACCCATGGGGGAAACCACACCGTGGTGCGGGTCTTCTTGCTGGGCCAGACACCCCCCGAGGACAACCACCCTGACCTGTCCTACATGCTGAAATACGAGAGTGAGAAGCATCAGGACATTCTCCTGTGGAACTACAGAGACACTTTCTTCAACCTGTCTCTGAAGGAAGTGCTCTTCCTCAGGTGGATGAGCTCCTCCTGCCCTGACGCAGAGTTCATTTTCAAGGGCGACGACGACGTCTTTGTGAACACCCACCATATCCTGAATTACTTGAATAGCTTATCCCAGAAGAAAGCCAAAGATTTGTTTATAGGTGACGTGATCCACAATGCTGGACCTCATCGGAATAAGAAACTGAAGTACTACATCCCCGAAGTTGTTTACACCGGCGTCTACCCGCCTTATGCGGGAGGAGGGGGGTTCCTCCTCTCGGGGTCCCTGGCCTTGAGGCTCTACAATGTCACCGACCGGGTCCTTCTCTACCCCATCGATGACGTTTATACTGGAATGTGCCTTCAGAAACTTGGCCTCGTTCCAGAGAAACATGACGGCTTTAAGACCTTTGACATAGAAGAGAAGAACAAGAATAACATTTGTTCCTATCTCAACCTGATGTTAGTCCATAGTAGAAAACCTCAAGAAATGATTGATATTTGGTCTCGATTGCAAAATGTTCATTTAAAATGCTAG